CAGGTCCTAAAATTTTATCAATTTTTTTCCAGGCTTCTGGTGTTCCAAAACATCTTTTTAAGAAATTAATTGGAATTTGAATTGTGAAATTTTGTTTAGCTACTTTCTTATCTAAATATGATTCTATTGTAATATGTTTTAAAATAACAGAAAGTGGATCTGAATAAGTTATTATTGTTGGAAAGTTTTTAATATCGAAAACTTCATTAAAGTTGGGGAAGTATCCACCTGCATATTTATTGATATAATAATGGCTGAACATGTCTCCGGCGTAATGTATTGAAAAACCTAAATAGAATGCAAAAGCCTGATTGTAGGATTCTCCTTGTGGCATAGTAGTCAGTTCGTTATACATCAATTCTAGAAATTTATTGGAATTCTTAGGATGAATATCCATTTGTCCAATAATCAAATCTGGAAAGAAATCTGGTCCTACTGCACCAGCTCGAAAATAGTCAGGATACATTTTAATGACTTCGCAAATTTTCTTAGGAACTGCATAATCAGTGTCGCCAATTGTAACATATCCATTTTTATTTATTTCATCCATTAATAGATTTGCCATGTAAATGTGTGCTCGTGATTTCATACGTTTATCCCCCTAATTATATTTAAATTGTTTTTTTAGTTTTCAAGAATGTTTTTTTCAAAGAAGTCTTTAAGATTTTTAGCTGAAGAAATTATACAAGTATTAAACTGGTTGCTATAATCTTTATAAGACTTTGCAGCTTTATCCTGACCATCCAGACTGAAAATTGCTATGATTTCTGGTGATACTGGCAAAAGCGCTGTACTTTGAACTTTATACCGGGCAGATTTTACTTTTACGGCTTGTTCAATCAAACGGGAATTCATTCCAGGCTTTTTGGAATGAAGCTGTGATGAAATTCCTTGTTTTTCATTTTTAGGAATTTTGTCGTTTAACAGGTGTGGCTTTGGATTTTTTACCATAGCAAATCTCCTTTAAAAATAAATTATTAGATTTTTTCAAATCTATTTAAAGTTTATAATAGATTTTGTAAGTTTTTCAAGAAACGAATCTTTGATTTTTAAAAAAAACAGACTTTAAAAAAGGGATTTTTAGAGGTGGCGGAAAACTCTGCAGGTGGTATAAGAGCTGCGCTCCAAGATTAGATTTCTGATATCGAAGCGCAGTACGGGAAATCTCATGCCCATCTACTTTTTTTCTTGCCCCTGACAAATAATAGACTTATACTTTAAAAGTATCATATTTTTATGGTAATAAAAAAGTTAGGAGACACCTCTATGACACCTTTATTTATTCTTTGCATGATTCTTATTGTTTTAGTTCTTTTGTTCTTTTTTGTTTCTTATAAGAAAGTTCCTAAGAACAGGATTGGAATTAGGGTTGGACCTTTTGGTTCAAGAACTGTAACAGGTAAAGCAATTTTTGTAGTTCCTTTTTTACAAAGAATTGATTATATGACACTTGAAAATATTCAGGTGGATTTTGTTTCTAAGGATTCGATTCCAACACAGGATGCAATCAATATTAAAGTTGATGCTGTTGCAAACATTGCAGTTTCGCAAGATCCTGAAACAATGAAAAAGGCTGCGGCTAAGTTTATCGGTTATACAACAGCAGATATTGCTACGGTTGTTACTCCTGTTCTTGAAGGAAATATCCGTGAAATTATTTCTCAGATAAAATTAAAAGATTTGATTCAGGGTGATAAGAAGGTTCTTTCTGAAAAGGTTGTTGAAAATGTTAAGCCAAATCTTTTTGATTTAGGACTTGAGCTTACAACCTTTAATATTCAGAACTTTAAGGATGATAATGGTGTAATCAATAATCTTGGTATTGAAAACACTGTTGCAATTTCAAAGGATGCAGCAAAAGCAAAGGCTGCAGCTGAAGCAGAAGTAAAAATTGCACAGGCACAGGCTGATAAAGAAGCTAATGAAGCTCGTGTTGCAGCAGAACTTGAGATTGCTCAGAAGCAGACAGACCTTGCCATTAAAAAGGCTTCTTTGCAGTTACAGGCTGATACAGAGGCAGCAAAGGCAGAAGCAGCTAAAGGAATTGAAACAGAAAATCAGCGTAAGGTTCTCGAAATTAAAGCAGCTGATGCTAATATTGCAAAGCAGGAAAAACAGATTGAAATTCAGGAGAAGGCTGTTTCAATTAAGGAAAAGGCTCTTGATGCTGAAGTAAAGAAAACTGCCGAGGCAGAAAAATTTGCAGCTCAGCAGAAGGCTGATGCAGAACTTTATTCACGTCAGAAAAAGGCCGAGGCCGAGGCTTTTGAAATTCAGCGTCAGGCAGAAGCAGAAGCCTTTACTCGACAGAAAAAAGCAGAAGCTGAGAAAATTGCTATGGAAAATGAGGCTGCCGGTAAAAAGGCTCTTGCAGAGGCAATTCAGGCACAGGGTGAAGCAGAAGCTGCTGCAGTAAAGGCAAAGCTTGTTGCAGAAGCAGACGGTATGCGTGAAAAGGCAGAAGCTCTTAAGGAATATGGTGATGCCGCTAAACAGCAGATGCAGCTGGATGCTCTTAAAGTTTATTTTGAACAGCTTCCAAAAATCGCTGAGGCTGCTGGTATGGCATATCAGAATGTTGATAAGATTTACATGTACGGCGGTGATTCATCAAAGTTGACTAAAGATATAATGACAAATGTAACACAGGTTTCTGAAAGTCTGGGTGAAACACTTGGAATTGATCTCAAATCTGTACTTGGAAAATTTGTAGAAGGAAAGCTGGAGAAATCAAAGAAAACGTCAAAAGACGGTGAATAAGAAAAAAAACGGACTGTTTCGGGGTTTTTAAGGGGCGGAGCCCCTTAGGAGAGGGGGTGGCGGAAAACGCCGGAGGCGGTTGGAGACAGGGGGAGACATCCCCCTTCATAAATCTTGAATTTGCAGAAATTCAAGATTCGGTCATTGACTTTTTTTTTGAATTTGTATATTCTTTCTAAACTATTGTAATTTTGTGTGGGAAAACTGTTTTATATAAGGAAGGATAAAGAAAATGTCTAGAATGTGTGATGTTTGCGGAAAAGGCGTTATGTCTGGTAATAAAGTAAGTAAATCTATGAACCATACTCGCAGAACATGGAGACCAAATCTCCACAGCATTAAGGCTGTTCTTCCTAACGGAACTGTAAGAACAATTAAGGTTTGCTCAAGCTGCCTTAGCAGTGGTTTCGTTCAGAAGAAGGTTCGTGTACCAAAGACAGAAGCTGCTCAGAACTAAGTTTAGTTTTAGTCGCATGAAAGCCCCGTTGGATGTCAGCGGGGTTTATTTTTTTTAAATATGGTTTTGATACAACCGATGCTGTCGCGGCGGTTACTCAGCCACTGTTGATATTGAAAGGCCGTCGTAGGCTGGGAGGATAGAGAGGGCGGTGGCGAGGCCCGGGAACTCGGCACGGTGTTCTTCTATGTATGCGGCGGTCTGGATATGAGACGAGTTGTGTGTAAGATGTGTAAACCAGATGTGGTCGCCGCCGATTTTTTCTGAGACTTCGAGAGCCTGCAGAAAACTGAAATGGGTGGAATGTTCTTTTATTCTAAGGCCATCGATTACAAGATGTACCAGACGGCCACCGTTTTCTAACCCGCATTCTTTGTGAATTAGTTCTATTGATTCATCACTTATATAATTACAGTCTGTGAGATAGGCTATTGAACGTGGCCCTTCCGGTGTGTTTTCTGTGAGCAGCCAGCCTGCGGTTTCAAGAGGGCCGTGCATCATTGGGACTGGTGTTATTTTTATTGTATCGAAAGTAAATGGCTTGGCGATTGGATTAAGGCTGATTTTTGCATGGCCGCCGCCAAAAGCTTTTTCGCTGAATAAATAATTGAAACGGTGCTTAATATCGCTGGCGGTGCCTTCATTTGTGTAAAACGGGATAGGCGGCCTGTCGTATTTTTTATTCTGAGGATTATCCGGTTTATTGGACATTATGCAGGAAAAGTTTCTAAGATCGTCTATTCCATGCAGGTGGTCGGCGTGGCTGTGTGTTAATAAAACTGCATCTATCTGGCGGATGTTTTCGCGCAGGGCCTGAGTACGGAAATCTGGTCCTACATCTATAAGAATATATTTATGTGAATTATCTTTTGAATCTATTTGAATATATGCTGAACTGCGGGTTCTTTTGTCTTTTGAATCTGAGGATTTACATACTGCACAATCGCAGGCTATTACGGGAACTCCGTGGCTAGTTCCTGTTCCTAAAAACGTTAATTTCATAAAATTGATTATATCAAATTGCGGTACTAATTTACAGTTTCTTTGTTTTAGATTAAAATAGGTTTGTGGATTTTAGAACTAACAATATTATAGAAGAATATTTAACACAGCAGCTTGATATTTTTACTGTTGATGATTTTTTCAGGTATTTGAAATCCAAAGGTACTAAAATCACAAAAGCCGATGCCAGAGATATTCTGCAGGTTTCGGAATATGCCTTTTCTCTTGTAAATAATGAATATGTAACTAAAGCTGGAGTTTTTACTGGACGCTGGTTCAGCTTTAAGCCAAGTCGTGAGGAAGTTGAAAAAGGTTATATTCTGATTGGTCATCGCTGTATTCCTTTTGTAAATCCTGAACTTCCACCTGATGCTATAAGTATCATGTCTTGCGGAAAGAATATTGAAAGTGAAGCTCATACTTTTTCTATGAATCTTGCAATGGATACTTTTGCTCTTTATGGAGAAGGGTATATTCTTCCTTATATCTTTAATGATAAAAACAACACTTCTATTCCGCTGAGTTCTGTTCAATACTCTATGCCTCAGGAAATTTGTTTAACCTGCTGGCCGTTAAAAGAGATAAACGGCGGCCAGGATTTTAAGTATGGTGACAGAATCCTTTGCCGTGCTATTAACTGGTGTGATGGCGTTGTTGAAATGAATGTTCAGTCCAGCTGTCTTTCTGAATATGTGATTTCTGATGAGGCTGTTCAGCGGGAAGAATGGTATACTCATTTTGAAAATGGGCTTCTTGAAAGTTTTGATAAGCACGGACCGGCTTCTTCTATTGAAGAACAGCTTTCATATCTGTTCCTGGAAAATCAGGAGGAGCTTTGTATCCGCTGCTGCGGTTCAACTGAAGAGTTTTTAGCTCATACTACTAAAATTGGTTTTGAGCCTTATGGTGTTGAAACGAGAATCTGGCGAAAAGGTGAATCTGTTCCTTATATTGGTAAGTGGAATGGGCTTGGAATTGACCGAGGTACTTTACTTTCGGATATGGCTCTTACGCTTACTCCGCGTGTAATTGATGCTATTCTGGAAGACAGGATTTACGACAGCAGAAATAAAAAGTCTAAAAGTGACCAGGATGAATCGGAAAGTTTTGATGATGTGCTTCAAAAGATTTTCCCTAATATGGCTATGATTTCTTCTGCTGAGCGACGAATTGTATTATTGAATATAGAAAAGCGTAATGATATACTTGAAAAGATGTATAATCAGTTTTCTGATTATCCGATTGCACAGCTGCGAAAACGAATTCTTGCGCTTTTTACAAATGTAAGTAAACTGTTCTGTGAGATTGGTGGTTCAGGTGTTGCTGCAGATAATTTTCCTCAGCAGGAACTGGTTATTCTTTCTCAGCTTTACAGTCATGTAGTCAGGCTTCTGGAAGAAGTTGAAAATGTTTATATGAGACCGCATTTTCCAACTGATGATGTTTCTCTTTCTCTGGATGGAATGGAAGAAACTTTTGAAGAAATAAGCGGTATTCTTTTTTCAGCTTTGGAGAGCAACAGGTTTAAGGGCTTTGAAATAGTAAAAACGGAATAAAAAATTAGGGAGAAATATATGGATACTGAAGTTGAAGTTGATTTGGCACAGTTGATTCACAGAGGCGGTGTTTTCAAGAATGTAGAAGGAAGCACTCCTCAGGAGATTTATGCCAAGGTTTGTAAGATGATTGATCTTCCAGCTGGAATGACTTCTGAGACTGTTTACAATGCTCTTTGTGCTCGTGAAGAGGTTTTGAGTACTGCTGTAGGAAATGGAATTGCTCTTCCTCATGCTCGTTCACCAATTATGCGAAATGAGGCAGAACAGCGTATTTGTGTTGTTTATCTTAAAAATCCTATTGATATGAAAGCACCTGATGAGCGTGAAGTATTTGTAATGTTCATCCTGCTTGCTCACAATTCGCAGATTCATCTTAAGGTTCTTTCTTCTTTGGCTGCTCTTTTCAGAGATTCTAAATTTAAGAAGGCTCTTGAACTTCGTTCTGATGAAGCTGTGCTTTCTTCTATAATCAAAGAATTGGATCAATAAAACTAGCCTTTATTTAATTAAAGGCTGATTTTTATATCGTTAAGTAAAACGTTTAATATTTTGAAAAAATATATTAGGAGTATCAAATTATGAACAAAAAAGGTGTTGAGGCAGTTGCACTTTCAATCCGCAGCTTGTCTATGGACGCAATTCAGAAGGCAAATTCAGGTCACCCTGGACTTCCACTTGGAGCAGCAGAAGCAGCTGCTGTTTTGTACGGTGAAGTAATGAAGCACAATCCTGCAAATTCAAAATGGGCAGACAGAGACCGTTTTGTACTTTCTGCAGGTCACGGTTCTATGCTTCTTTACAGTATCCTTCATCTTGCCGGATACAAAGTAAGCCTGGACGATATTAAGAACTTCCGCCAGGTTGGTTCTAAGTGTCCTGGTCACCCGGAATATGGTGATACAGATGGTGTTGAATGTACTGGGGGTCCACTCGGACAGGGCGTTTCAATGGCTGTTGGTATGGCTATTGCAGAACAGATGCTCGCTGCAAAATTCAACACAAAGGGTCACAAGATTGTTGACCACTACACATACTCTCTCGTAGGAGAAGGATGTCTTCAGGAAGGTGTTGCTTCTGAAGCTTGTTCTCTCGCTGGTAATCTTAAACTTGGTAAACTTATCGTATTCTACGATCAGAATAAGATTTCTATTGATGGTAATACAGATATTACTTTCACAGATAATATTGCAGCCCGCTACAAGGCTTATGGCTGGCAGGTTCTTAAAGGAAGCATGTATGATGTTGAAGGCATCGTAGAGCTCGTAAAAGAAGCTAAGAAATGCAAGGATCAGCCAACTTTGATTATGCTCAAGTCTGTAATCGGTAAAGGTGCTCCAAAGCAGGGAACTGCTGATGTACACGGTGCTCCACTTGGTGCAGAAGGTATTGTTGCTGCAAAGAAGAAGCTTGGACTTCCTGTTGATCAGGACTTCTATGTAGTTCCTGAAGCTTACAAATATTTCGAAAGCAAGAAGGCTGCATTTGCTAAGGCAGAAGCAGACTGGAATGCTGATTTCGCTGCATGGGCAAAAGAAAATCCTGAACTCAAGAAGCTTTGGGATGCTTACCATTCAGATGCTGTAACTGATGACACTGTAAAAGATGTTGCTTACAAAGTAGGCGATGCTTGTGCTACACGTGATGCTTCTGGAAAGGCTTTGAACGTAATTGCTGCACGTTATGCTAACCTTGTTGGTGGTTCTGCTGACCTTATGGGACCAAACAAGACTGCATTCAAGGCAACTGATAACGGAACATTCAGCCCAGAAAACCGCGCTGGACGTACAATTGAGTACGGTATCCGTGAGTTTGCAATGTCTGCTGTTTGTGCAGGTATTTCTCTCCACGGTGGTCTCCGCCCATTCTGTGCTACATTCCTTGTATTCGCAGATTACCTCCGTCCATCTCTCCGTGTTGTTTCTTTGATGAAGCAGCCAGTTATCTACGTATTCACACACGATTCTATCTACGTAGGTGAAGATGGTCCAACTCACCAGCCAATTGAAACTATGACTTCTCTCCGTGCTATTCCTGGTGTTCAGGCTATCCGTCCAGGTGACCCTGAAGAATCTATGGAAGCTTGGAAGATTGCTTATGCTTCTAAGGATCATCCAGTTTGTATGGCATTCACACGCCAGGCACTCGCTGTTTACGAAAAGGATGACAAGTCTTGGAAGAAGAACATGGCAGCAAACGGTGCATACATCGTAAAAGAAGGTGCTGCAAAGCCTGATATCACAATTCTTGCAAGCGGTTCAGAAGTTAATATGGCTCTTCAGGCTGCTGAAATGGTACCTGAGAAGAAGATTCGTATTGTTTCTGTTCCAGATCTTAAGAAGTTTGAAAATCTTCCTAAAGCTAAGCAGGATGCAATCATTGGTGAAACAAAGCGTGTTGTATGTACAGAAGCCGGCATTTCTATGGAATGGCTCCAGTTCACTTCAAAAGAGAACTGCTTCTGTATCGACACATTCGGTACATCAGGTCCTGCAAACAAGGTAGCAGAATACCTCGGCTTTACAGCTAAGAATCTTGCTAAGTTGCTTAAGAAATAACGTAATGCTGAACTTGTTTCAGTATCTATAAAAAAACGCCTGTGGTTTTTAATGACTGCGGGCGTTTTTTTATTAGATAAGTTTAAGAAAACTCTTAGGAAATATAAGGATTGTTTTCATTTATTTTTATTTGTTTTGGATTATAATTAGCGTATGAAGTTTTTCTTAAAGAAAAACATTTTCTTTTATTTTCTGATTTTTGGATTTTCTCTTTTATATGCACAGGGGATTCCCTCTGGTGATTCTGGCAGATTTCCTCCTCCGCCACAGTTTCCAAAAGATCCGGACAATATAATCAAGTATAGAGGAAACAGAACATATTCAGAAAGTCTTCCTTTGAAAATCATTCAGACTAAATGTTCGAAAAAAGAAGGGAATCTGGTTTTCATTGAGATAATTTTTAATCAGAGTATAAATCCCCGTTCTATAAAACCTGATTCAATTCTTATTAATAATACACCGCTTCCACCTTTTGTCAGATTTTTATTTAATAAAAAGGGAACTTCAGTAAAAATGCTGGTTCCTTTAACTATCAATTCATTCAAAATGCGAATTTGCAATATACGTTCTTTCAATAATACATTTATTGAGCCGGTAGAACTTTTAATTGAAGTAGAGAGGTAAAGATGAAAATACTTATTGTAGAAGATGATGCTGGTATTTCGGATTTCATAATTCCAGAACTTGAACATGAGGGGTATACAACCTGTCTTGCAGTTACTGGACGTGAGGCTTTGTCTAAATTTGAAGAAGAAAAACCGGATTTAATTCTGCTGGACATTATGCTTCCTGAATTAAATGGACTTGAAGTGCTGCGACGGATTCGTGCGGTTTCTACTGTACCTGTAATTCTTGAAACTGCCCGCGGAGAAACTATTGATAAAATTAACGGTTTGAATCTTGGAGCTGATGATTATATTCCAAAGCCTTTTGAGATTGAAGAACTTCTTGCCCGTATAAATGCGTTGTTCCGTCGTGTAAATTATTCAAAGCCACAGGAAGTACTGTCATCAATCAAAAATCTTACTTTGAATGTTGACCGAATGAGTTTTTCAATTGATTCAAATGAAGTTCAGCTTTCTAAAACTGAATTTTTATTTCTTAAATTGCTTATTGAAAACCAGGGAAAAGTTTTTTCGCGACAGCAGATTATTGATGAAATCTGGGGTGTTGGACACTTTATTGATGAGAACACGGTTGATGTTTATGTTGGATATCTGCGTTCGAAGATTTCTCAATATACAAAGGATGAATATATAAGAACTGTGCGTGGTGCCGGTTATATGATGGGTTAAGAAAAATGAAGAAATCTTTTGCAGTACAGCTTTCTCTCCGCTTTATGTTTATTCTTACCTTTGCTGTTATTCTGCTTTCACTTTCTTTTTTGTATATTCTCCGCTCGTTTGTTCAGGCATCTCAGACTGCAGAAATGAAAAAAGCCTGCCTGGACTTGTATGAAAATGAATTCAATATGGACGCATTTCCGTATTATCTTTCCTTTATTGCATATGACATTGAATCAGAAGAAATTATAGCAACTAATGATCCTTTTTTGCCTTTGCTTAAAGATACTGAAGGAAAAGCTGTACATCATTTTGAAAAAGATTTTTTTTATGATGGAGACCTTGATGTTCTTTATTATGGAGAAACATACAGACTTGCAGGAAGAGATATTGTAATTGCGGTTTCTGAAAATATTGAAAATGATTCGTTTTCAAAGATTTTTCCGCAGCTTCCGTCTTCCCTTCTGCTGATGTCTCTGCCTGTTTTATTGCTTTCGTTTCTTTTTTCCCTTTTTCTGACTAAGCATACTATAAAACCTGTTGTAAAAATTACCCGTACTGCCCGTTCAATGACGATTGATAATCTTGACGGGCAGCTTCCTCTTACCGGGCAGGGGGATGAAATAGATGAGCTTTCTGTTGCTTTTAATGATTTATTCTTGAGGATAAAAGCTGATTTTGACAGAGAGCGTCAGTTTTCAAGTGATGTTTCCCACGAACTAAATACTCCTCTTACTGTTATTTCCGGGCAGGCAAATCTTCTGCTTCGCTGGGGAAAAGAAAATCCTGAACAGCTGGAAAAATCTTTGAATGCAATCAAAGATGAAGCAAAATCAATGCATGTAATTATTGAAAATCTGCTGCAGATTTCGCGGATTGAAAGCAGACGGATTAAGCCGCAGCTTTGTGAAGTTGATATTTGTGAATTGTTCCAGCGTGTAAAAGGAGAATTTGCTTCTGTATATCCTGAGGCAAGTTTTGAGATATTCTCTGATTCGGAAGGGGATGTGCTTTTTGAAACAGATCCGGAAATGCTGCATCAGATTCTTACAGTATTTGTTTCGAACAGTATGAAATTTGCGGGGGATAAATGTAATGTCCGCCTCGGCTTTGAAAGGACCGCAGACGGACAGATTATCATCACGGAAAGTGATGATGGTCCTGGAATTTCAGAAGAAGCACTTCCTCATGTTTTTGAACGCTTTTATCGTGCCGATGAGGCTCATACAAGAAGTGCCGGTGGTTCTGGTTTAGGCCTTGCAATTGCGAAAACGCTCGCAGAAGCTCTGGGGGCCGGTATTTCGGCTGGAACCGCAGAGCCTCATGGAGCGCTTTTCACATTGACCCTGAAACAGGTTCAGGGTGATAGTGATTAATTATACTTTCCTGCCTGTGCATTCCACATTTCGGCGTATTTGCCGTTTTTAGAAAGGAGCTCTGTGTGTGTGCCCTCTTCTATAATGCGGCCGCGTTCAAGCATGATGATGCGGTCTGCGTCGCGGGTTGTAGAAAGACGATGCGAAATATAGAACACGGTTTTTCCTTTTGCCGCGGTTTCCATTGCCTTATTCAGTTCGTACTCGGCGATAGGGTCGAGGGCACTGGATGGCTCGTCCATAATTAAGATGTCGGCGTTCTTGTAGAAGGCGCGGGAAATAGCCACCTTCTGACTTTCACCACCAGAAAAATCAACACCCTTTTTATCAAATTCTGTTGTTACCTGAGTAAAGAGACGGTCTGGCAGATGATTGAGTTTGTGTTCAAAACCTGCAGATGTTAAGGCTTGAGTAATAACAGGAGATTTTTCTTCAATCTCTTCTTTTGTCATATTATCCATAACAACGTTTTCTGCAAGGTTTGCACCGAACATCTGATAATCCTGGAAAACAACACCAATTCGTTTGTGATATTCGCGCGGACAAAGAGTTGCGACATTTTTGTCGTGATAAGTGATTGTACCGCTTGTCGGATCATAAAGACGCATCAGCAGTTTGATGAGTGTTGTTTTTCCAGCTCCGTTATAACCTACGATGGCAATATGCTCGCCTGGTTTTACGGTGAGGGAAATATCATCAAGAACAGTACGGCCTGTTTCTGAGTACTTGAAGGTAACATGGCTCAAAGAAAGTTCTCCGGCTCCTTCCGGAACAGCGTTACCAACATCATCCTTAAGGCGAGGTTCGTAAGCCAGGAATGAACGAATTTTATCTATGAACATACTGTTTTCGTGTGCTTTAGGACCGAGATCCGCAAATTTTCCCATACTACCACGCAAACTTCCGGTGCGGTTGAAAAGGATTACAGCATCACTGTAATTTACAGTATGAAGAACAGCTGCCTTATAAACAAGGTAGGT
The Treponema bryantii DNA segment above includes these coding regions:
- a CDS encoding flotillin family protein, whose translation is MTPLFILCMILIVLVLLFFFVSYKKVPKNRIGIRVGPFGSRTVTGKAIFVVPFLQRIDYMTLENIQVDFVSKDSIPTQDAINIKVDAVANIAVSQDPETMKKAAAKFIGYTTADIATVVTPVLEGNIREIISQIKLKDLIQGDKKVLSEKVVENVKPNLFDLGLELTTFNIQNFKDDNGVINNLGIENTVAISKDAAKAKAAAEAEVKIAQAQADKEANEARVAAELEIAQKQTDLAIKKASLQLQADTEAAKAEAAKGIETENQRKVLEIKAADANIAKQEKQIEIQEKAVSIKEKALDAEVKKTAEAEKFAAQQKADAELYSRQKKAEAEAFEIQRQAEAEAFTRQKKAEAEKIAMENEAAGKKALAEAIQAQGEAEAAAVKAKLVAEADGMREKAEALKEYGDAAKQQMQLDALKVYFEQLPKIAEAAGMAYQNVDKIYMYGGDSSKLTKDIMTNVTQVSESLGETLGIDLKSVLGKFVEGKLEKSKKTSKDGE
- the rpmB gene encoding 50S ribosomal protein L28 — translated: MSRMCDVCGKGVMSGNKVSKSMNHTRRTWRPNLHSIKAVLPNGTVRTIKVCSSCLSSGFVQKKVRVPKTEAAQN
- a CDS encoding MBL fold metallo-hydrolase, with amino-acid sequence MKLTFLGTGTSHGVPVIACDCAVCKSSDSKDKRTRSSAYIQIDSKDNSHKYILIDVGPDFRTQALRENIRQIDAVLLTHSHADHLHGIDDLRNFSCIMSNKPDNPQNKKYDRPPIPFYTNEGTASDIKHRFNYLFSEKAFGGGHAKISLNPIAKPFTFDTIKITPVPMMHGPLETAGWLLTENTPEGPRSIAYLTDCNYISDESIELIHKECGLENGGRLVHLVIDGLRIKEHSTHFSFLQALEVSEKIGGDHIWFTHLTHNSSHIQTAAYIEEHRAEFPGLATALSILPAYDGLSISTVAE
- a CDS encoding PTS sugar transporter subunit IIA, whose product is MDTEVEVDLAQLIHRGGVFKNVEGSTPQEIYAKVCKMIDLPAGMTSETVYNALCAREEVLSTAVGNGIALPHARSPIMRNEAEQRICVVYLKNPIDMKAPDEREVFVMFILLAHNSQIHLKVLSSLAALFRDSKFKKALELRSDEAVLSSIIKELDQ
- the tkt gene encoding transketolase — protein: MNKKGVEAVALSIRSLSMDAIQKANSGHPGLPLGAAEAAAVLYGEVMKHNPANSKWADRDRFVLSAGHGSMLLYSILHLAGYKVSLDDIKNFRQVGSKCPGHPEYGDTDGVECTGGPLGQGVSMAVGMAIAEQMLAAKFNTKGHKIVDHYTYSLVGEGCLQEGVASEACSLAGNLKLGKLIVFYDQNKISIDGNTDITFTDNIAARYKAYGWQVLKGSMYDVEGIVELVKEAKKCKDQPTLIMLKSVIGKGAPKQGTADVHGAPLGAEGIVAAKKKLGLPVDQDFYVVPEAYKYFESKKAAFAKAEADWNADFAAWAKENPELKKLWDAYHSDAVTDDTVKDVAYKVGDACATRDASGKALNVIAARYANLVGGSADLMGPNKTAFKATDNGTFSPENRAGRTIEYGIREFAMSAVCAGISLHGGLRPFCATFLVFADYLRPSLRVVSLMKQPVIYVFTHDSIYVGEDGPTHQPIETMTSLRAIPGVQAIRPGDPEESMEAWKIAYASKDHPVCMAFTRQALAVYEKDDKSWKKNMAANGAYIVKEGAAKPDITILASGSEVNMALQAAEMVPEKKIRIVSVPDLKKFENLPKAKQDAIIGETKRVVCTEAGISMEWLQFTSKENCFCIDTFGTSGPANKVAEYLGFTAKNLAKLLKK
- a CDS encoding response regulator transcription factor, translated to MKILIVEDDAGISDFIIPELEHEGYTTCLAVTGREALSKFEEEKPDLILLDIMLPELNGLEVLRRIRAVSTVPVILETARGETIDKINGLNLGADDYIPKPFEIEELLARINALFRRVNYSKPQEVLSSIKNLTLNVDRMSFSIDSNEVQLSKTEFLFLKLLIENQGKVFSRQQIIDEIWGVGHFIDENTVDVYVGYLRSKISQYTKDEYIRTVRGAGYMMG
- a CDS encoding HAMP domain-containing sensor histidine kinase, encoding MKKSFAVQLSLRFMFILTFAVILLSLSFLYILRSFVQASQTAEMKKACLDLYENEFNMDAFPYYLSFIAYDIESEEIIATNDPFLPLLKDTEGKAVHHFEKDFFYDGDLDVLYYGETYRLAGRDIVIAVSENIENDSFSKIFPQLPSSLLLMSLPVLLLSFLFSLFLTKHTIKPVVKITRTARSMTIDNLDGQLPLTGQGDEIDELSVAFNDLFLRIKADFDRERQFSSDVSHELNTPLTVISGQANLLLRWGKENPEQLEKSLNAIKDEAKSMHVIIENLLQISRIESRRIKPQLCEVDICELFQRVKGEFASVYPEASFEIFSDSEGDVLFETDPEMLHQILTVFVSNSMKFAGDKCNVRLGFERTADGQIIITESDDGPGISEEALPHVFERFYRADEAHTRSAGGSGLGLAIAKTLAEALGAGISAGTAEPHGALFTLTLKQVQGDSD
- a CDS encoding ABC transporter ATP-binding protein; translated protein: MSKKLRPHIYGPEFKESENVQKNKSRSSVWKNQVFLWKLCFKTCPGFMIYHLYDAFRYQGMIFLEHVLGIRYVLRCAEFHEPFTKALLYIGIILLINMIQIIPDGFYCYSWKFKCRPRLYRALKEQMFKKASEIDLYCYDDPAYYNDFVLSVSESENAIDRFLDLLNMTVQALTTLFTTGIFFLVLDPIGVVFVFASFILRFFVSKSLNKVNYENRVAVNPHIRKRDYVSRVFYLKDFAKELRLHPNAGKQLEQEFAEADDEIIKEHKKVAGKRIWFQFLKDYGVGDFLIDGLYITYLVYKAAVLHTVNYSDAVILFNRTGSLRGSMGKFADLGPKAHENSMFIDKIRSFLAYEPRLKDDVGNAVPEGAGELSLSHVTFKYSETGRTVLDDISLTVKPGEHIAIVGYNGAGKTTLIKLLMRLYDPTSGTITYHDKNVATLCPREYHKRIGVVFQDYQMFGANLAENVVMDNMTKEEIEEKSPVITQALTSAGFEHKLNHLPDRLFTQVTTEFDKKGVDFSGGESQKVAISRAFYKNADILIMDEPSSALDPIAEYELNKAMETAAKGKTVFYISHRLSTTRDADRIIMLERGRIIEEGTHTELLSKNGKYAEMWNAQAGKYN